The stretch of DNA tgaaaaagtagctgctactagtagctctgtgtgttcttcacccttaaggttgtaacccttaggggctgatttacttacccacgaacgggtcgaatggagtccgattgcgtttttttcgtaatgatcggtactttgcgattttttcgtatgttttgcgattttttcggattctttacgaatttttcggatccagtacgatttttgcgtaaaaaagttgcgcattttgcgtagcgttaaaacttacgcgaaaagttgcgcatttttcgtagcgttaagttttaacgctacgaaaaatgcgcaactttttacgcaactttcgtaatggatacgaaaaactcgcgtttttacgcaaaaatcgtattggtaacgaaaaattcgtacagaatccgaaaaaatcgcaaaacatacggaaaagtcgcaaaatgttcgttttcaagtcggaacttttccaattcgggtcggattcgtgggttagtaaatcagccccttagactttattgaaaacactgtgaattttaactacaattccaaaaagagaaaaggaagttaaAAAGTCCAGTGTGTTATAGACCATATTGTTGGTAACTTTACATCGCTGGACAACTGCAAGTGGCTATGTATATGTTTGGCCGTAATACTGATTGTATTGTAGaacttaaatatagaaataagtgTTCAGGTTTGATGTTAGAATTAGGGTAGACAATTTACAGCAGCTTTCcacctataagggctctggcacacggggagattagtcgcccgcgacaaatctccctgttcgcgggcaactaatctccccgaattgccattccaccggcaaaaatgtgtcgccggtgggatggcacacacggcggcgcgattgcggcaacttcggcgatttgccgaaatctcctgcgcagcgtgtgccatcccaccggcgacttacattttcaccggtgggatggcaattcagggagattagtcgcccgcgaacagggagatttgtcgcgggcaactaatctccccgtgtgccagagccctaaagaatgctgggagttgtagttcacagcagTCGTAAGGCTATAAGTTAATTACTCTTTGCTTTAGTATAGTATGTTATCTGCAGGCTTGCACCCTGACTGTCGGAATTTTCTTTCATCCAGGCAATGACCCGTGTCAAACTCGATTTCTTGGATCAGCTGGGAAAATTTTGGGAGCTGCAAGGTTCCGCGCTCAGAATTCCAGTGGTGGATGGCAAGCTGTTGGGTGTGTATGCACTGAGCAAGGTGGGCGTGCAGGGACAGGTGGTTCTGCAGATAAACAACATACGCATTAGCATCTTGCAGTGTCTTCTGCGCCAGGATTAAATGgtttactgtaattaaataactgcaggaagtttatataattacaccttTCTAAAAGAACAGAAAGGGCCTTATTGCCCAAAGCCATCCGTAGACTGTTACCTTCTTTCCTTTTTCACTCCAGGTGGTTTCCAGTGAGGGGGGCTTTGAGGTTGTCACTAAAGAGAAGAAATGGTCTCAGGTGGGCAATCGGATGGGATACCAGCCAGGCAAAGGCACAGGCTCTCTTCTGAAGTTGCACTATGACCGAATCCTCTACCCCTACGAGCTGTTCCAGTCTGGCGTCAGCCTGATGGTAAGAAATGCACCTAGAATATTCTAGAGAGAAACCTTCTGTTTCAGTTTTTAGTAAAGGTaccggtataggacctgttatccagaatgctcgggacctggggcttttcagataagggttctttccgtaatttggatcatttaaacctcacaggattgttttgcatccaataaggattaatcatatcttagttgggatcaagtacaggtactgttttattattacagggaaaagggaatcatttaaccattaaataaacccaatagggctgttctgcccccaataaggggtaattatatcttagttgggatcaagtacaggtactgttttattaatacagagaaaaaggaaaacatttttaaaatttagaattatttgcttataatggagtctatgggagacggcctttcagtaattcggaactttctggataatgggttaatgtactgttgccctgaactggtaaaagctgtgtgtttgcctcagaaagactgccatagtttatacataaacaaagctgctgtgtagccatgggggcagccattcaagctggaaaaacaggagaaaaggcacaggttacgtagcagataacagatattctctgtagaattcaatgggaatctagaaagcttatttgttatttgctatgtaacctgtgcttttctttccagcttgaatggctgcccccggggctacacagcagctttgtttatataaactatagtagtctttctgaagcaaacacaaacttTTACCTTTGCAGGGCTTTGCTACACTTTACATTTTTGgtcttactgtccctttaagtctttCAGGGCTCAGTGTCCTTCTATGGAAAGTGGTGGCAGTTCAGTTCCCACCCAGCCAAGCTGGTAGCCTATTGGTCTGTGTGTGGGTCCTGCCaagttctagggttgccacctcacccctttaatactggccacatattgaatccacatgttgcatggctaattagcaattcatatagatgcatgctgcatggctgtacatgaaccagttcagtctgcagcatgcatctcaaTGATTTGTTAATTAGCCATGCAAggcgtggattcaatatgtggccggtattaaagagtGGTCAGGGCTTTATTTGGCCGCATCTAATTGTGAGCGGTGCCCTTTAAACATATAGTTGATGGCTGCAGGGAATTATAATCCATCCTGCTATACGGCTAAGGGGGAGGCTGGTGTGTGTGACCTTCACTTTCAGCCACTAATCTCAGGTCACAGGCCTGATAAATCCCAACGGCATCCGCCAAACAGCGAATGGGGCATGAGAAGGATGTGAGGGATTTGAGAGTCAGTTCAGCAAAAGCCCCGGAGCCTTGAGATTCAGTTGGATTTCCTAATGAAACAATAAGCAGCACAAGGTCAGGTACCCATCCCTGGGAGGGAAATGCACGAGCACCATggtactcctcctcctcctcctccttctattGTATAATTAAAGTCACAAACTCACCTCTCGGTTGGATCTTGGAGGCTTGTAGAACTCTAAATTTGGATGCAGGGCCGGAATATTCTTGTGCGCCAGAGCTTTGCCGAGCTCACTCCAACTACTGTATCCTGGCAATAATGCTGGGCATTGGCTTAACTACTAAGAGAGTAAGGGGTGCTCTCCCCTTGCaatgctaagtaagctttatcagaacagtctacgtgaatacagccataagcattcacagaaacgctgtgctgagtcctctatcaaaaaaaccaGGATTTcttgtcaggggcgggccaagccgaccgggcgccctaggcaacccggtcggcaaactccgcccacctccctgccccccgaacggcgcatgcgccccaattcacaggaggaggtgggagggggcggggcggttagttcagtcattgcttccgccgctaatgacaagcggcgcaggcaatgacaaagtagcgctaggggtaggcaggagaggctcctgcctggcgcccctccatcgttgcaccctaggcagctgcctcttctgcctacccctagttccggccctgtttcttgactccttgtttgtaaacatgttcttcagtaaatTCACTTTTGGTATGTTGTGTAgagtgccagggtcggactggggggtgcagggcccaccggggctcccgccccaggggccctgcaggtgccctgcagccgtgtcccctacccccccccaggggcccccccaacccccccacctgacgtcctccctgattgcgtataaattgaacgcatcggggcggaacagtcagaagggggagcgccggcaaaggtcggactgggccactagggccagggcccaccgggatttttcccggtgtcccggcggcccagtccaaccctgtagagtgctattctgaacaatttgcaattggttttcatttttttattatttgtgacactGTGACCTACTGTGtccgtaagttaccctcccatctagattgtaagctcttcggggcagggacctccatcctcttgtgtctttgactcttaacttattgcaactgtatcttgtatttatttgtatttatttatttgtatttattgttatacggagtatttatctattattttcttaataaccccctgtttgtattaatgtattctactgtacagcgctgtgtacataagtagcactttataaataaagatatacatacatacatacatttgtgttttttgaattatttagctttatattcagcaactctccgtcTTGGCCTTTTAGCAGCAataaggttgctagggtccaaactagcctagcaaccaggcagtggttggaatgagaaactgggatatgtataggagtgggtctgaatagaaagataggtaataaaaagtaacaatgacaaatgACTCCACACCTCACTGCGGACCCTGAAGGGGGTTATAAACCTAGttatgctatagaagttgcccaaaaacataattatagatgcaataaaactcactaatgagaattctactgaccaaaatgcAATAGAATTCACCACTAAGAATcccgattcccagcactgtgtcggccatcttgctggtaccttacatatagagataatgatggcattttccccgtcattatatggcacaggaatcagacatggggataaagggacagacttgttcagtgctgggaaactgtgcttattgctcccaaccagggccaccatcagaaatcacggggcccctcacaaaaaaaatttctgggcccccctcctcccacacccccaatggcccctcccacacccccaatggcccctcccacacccccccatcaatacaaaagacatacagacattggtagccaggggttacgttttgcattggtgccagggcaggtaccccctaaatcattgctagccagcccagggccccctaaaacatcagtggtcctcccccaaattactcataccgcagggcacccccagcatcctccggcccccccaagcatccttcagcttccaccagggccccccccccaagcatccttcatcttccaccagggcccccccccaagcatccttcatcttccaccagggccccccccccaagcatccttcatcttccaccagggcccccccaccccaagcatccttcatcttccaccagggccccccccccccccaaagcatccttcatcttccaccagggcccccccaccccaagcatccttcatcttccaccagggccccccccccaaagcatccttcatcttccaccagggcccccccaccccaagcatccttcatcttccaccagggcccccccaccccaagcatccttcatcttccaccagggcccccccccaaagcatcctttatcttccaccagggcacccccccaaagcatccttcatcttccaccagggccccccccaaagcatccttcatcttccaccagggcatccttcagcttcccccagggcatccttcagcttcccccagggccccaagcACCTTCAATTTCCTCCCAGCAGCGTCCTGCTCCCATGATGtcctcctctctgtgccgcggctcccagctgcttctgtgcttttataaggttgtgctctgtgcgtgtgacgtcagtacgcacgggcgcaaccttataaaagcgaggatgcagcagagagccgcggcacgtaGAGGAAGACGCAACTGAAGATTGGGCCCAGCCCAGCTAAAAATGCCCggtcgtaccccctgtgcccccctgatggcggccctgctcccaactccaattgcaggaacagagaacagggagccggatttactcacatcagctgggattctcattgggggattttttttaattttgaggggtcgctggagatttggggaaaagttttcaatacatttcattgagcaatattgctttaagaatacaactccAATGTTTCtaggctacagctcccagcatgcctcagccttcattatatattgcattattctgggatttgtagtccggcaccaACTAAATACAGTTGGGTTGAGcaatgcagtgcagcagggtttacaagcCCTTTAGATTGGGTAATCCACCCAGCAGGTTGGGGCAAAGTCCTTTACTCAACATGATTTTAGGGACTACAATGCCTTTGGCAATGGGTGCAGCTATCAGGGAGTATTGGGAGGCAATAAGCAGTGGTTTATGGTGATTTATTGGCAGTTTCTTAAGCACTGATTAAACACCATGCTGGTCATGTACACACAGACCCAAGGCCTGAGCCCCTTGTTGCCCACTTTGGGCCTGTACATGGACCACTTCTGCCTACATCACTGGTGGGTGCAACTagggtctggttttgacccagacagccgctCAGAAAGCTCTTTGCTACGGCCCATACGTATGAAGCTCAGCTTTAGATGCCCCGGTGTACCCGATTCCTGCATTTCTACCTACTGACCTAAGAGTCAGGCAACTTGTGGGATGAGTATATTCTCAGTAATGCATCAATTGTGTATATTCATAGGGTTTCTGTGACTGCCTGTGGCTATGTTTGTacaaggtttatatatatttctgtagctgcACCAGGTTCAGCCTGGGGATATGGAAAAGTGTGCCATTCCCAAACTGGCATCAACTGTTGCTTTggaaccttttattatattcttattGATCCATGGAAATCGACCTTCCCATTCCCAGTTGCCCCATGGAAACAAAGCACCATCTAACAGTCTAGATCACGGTTGTCCAattggaggcctgtgggccagatgtggtccCCCAGAATTTTTGGGCCcctagtctgctcaaaggctccatgaaCTTCATTGTATGaagacatcattttattttaacctgATCCTcgaatatactacaggtataggagccattatctagaatgcttgggacaaagggtattccggataaggggtctttctgtaatttggatctttgtaccttaagtctactaaataatcaataaaacattaattaaacccaataggaatgttttgcatccaataaggattatttatatcttagttgggatcaagtacaggtactgttttattattacagagaaaagggaatcatttaaccattaaataaacccaatagggctgttctgcccccaataaggggtaattatatcttagttgggatcaagtacaggtattgttttattattacagagaaaagggaatcatttaaccattaaataaacccaatagggctgttctgcccccaataaggggtaattatatcttagttgggatcaagtacaggtactgttttattattacagagaaaagggaatcatttaaccattaaataaacccaatagggctgttctgcccccaataagaggtaattatatcttagttggcatcaagtacaggtactgttttattatttaattaaaatggagtctatgggagacaggctttctgtaattcggagctttctggatatcgggtttcaggataacggatcccatacctgtatatgagaaCTAATCAGCCTGCAATGAATACATTGGACTGCACTTGTTTGCATGAGTACCGGTTGGACATTTATTGACCctactttacacacacacacacactatgctcAGCTTTATCAGGATTCATTTAACTTGCCTCTAAAGGCAAAGCTACAGTCGGAATGCATTCCAAGATTGGCTTGctacacacacagacataacGTAACACTGTTCCAACACAGGTATTTCCTCATACTCGGCAGGAACATTTCATGGTTGCCCTTTGACACTAATGGGAACCGAAAGTTGAGGTAGTCATTCTTTTCCtattaacattggcattaagcataatttttactggccaggctggtaaaatatcggccaggtggcaaccctatatacaGGAGGTCCTTCAGACCTCGCCAAATGGGCAGATTTTACTGGGTATGACCACAACTGCTTGTACCTATCTCAGGAAAAAAAAGCCTAATTCATAAGCCTGTACCCCATCCACAGCCATTCCCAAGTCCTCCAGCTGTTTCCTGTCTTTTTTCAGCCATCTTGCTtttatctaacatagggagattacttTCTTTCTGCTATGAAATGATAATCAAGCATCAGGAAAGACTCACACAATGCTGCTTTACTGATTATTGCTGGAAAAATGTACCATTTATTAGCAGCAATCACGTGAACAAAGCAAAGATTCTCATTGGAGCACTCTCTTGCATGTATTTAGGTCCAAGCCTCCTACAATGATTTACCGAGCTTGGCAGGGTAGTGGCAAGAGTTTTGTCCCAATATTGGTCCTGTATGTGTCCAAAGGGCATTATAACTCTACTGTGCCTTGAAAAGGCTAATGAGAAGAAATACAAAAGTgtaattaaaggggcagtgtacctTAGGAGTCTgatgcatcactttggctttccgaagtctcACGAAAACCTTGCGGAAAGCCTAAGCCCAAGTGATGTGtcggcctttccaccggcagctTCTCTTGTTGCAATTATTGCCAATTCAGGGCGTTTAGTTGCAACAGTAGCAGTGATCTATAGCAGGCAAataactcgctctgtgggtccTTAAGGGCACAGTTTACTCATGGAATCTTTCCCTAGATACCTGTCAGGGAGCAACACACAAAGCAGCCACTTCCTCGTGTAACAACAAAAGGGACTTTTTATTGGAAAATCACTTTCTTCCTGTATTCACTACATTTCTTTAAGTGtaaattttgtaaaaaatgtttgtacatttctttacaaagcacacatttttaatagacagcctgcagccttgtgcctttatatggtcacagaaccccttagtgactgctaatatccttatcatttacagtagggggtacattatcccttataatacatgagtgatactcagagttccctgtataactcagcctgcagccttgtgcctttatatggtcacagaaccccttagtgactgctaatatccttatcatttacagtagggggtacattatcccttataatacatgagtgatactcagagttccctgtataactcagcctgcagccttgtgcctttatatgggcacagaacccctcagtgactgctaatatccttatcatttacagtagggggtacattatcccttataatacatgagtgatactcagagttccctgtataactcagcctgcagccttgtgcctttatatgggcacagaatacctcagtgactgctaatatccttatcatttacagtagggggtacaatatcctttataatacatgagtgatactcagagttccctgtataactcagcctgcagccttgtgcctttatatgggcagaaacccctcagtgactgctaatatccttatcatttacagtagggggtacattatcccttataccgtatatactcgaatataagccgatccgagtataagccgaggtacctaattttacctaaggaaactggaaaaacgtattgactcgagtataagcctagggtgggaaatgcagccgctactaagtttcaataatcaaattatttaataaaatttccATGTCAGCATCCAGATAGGGGTCGTGGTTAGGTATAAGTTGCAGCATGGGCCCCACCTCGTTGAATTTTTCTTCCCCCCCCACACTATACACAGCAGTATCTATTCTGACCATATAGTAACCATGAATATTACTTTTGCCCTATAGGGCAGTACCCATTCTGCCCCAAACAGTGCTCTCTCTAAGCCCATATTGCACCAAACATTACATACAGTCACCTGAATACATTGTCCAATAGTTAAAGTTTCTCAGTTACCCCATTTATTCTGACCAGCAggacacacacactgccccaatAAAGTGCTCAGCAGTAGCCACTCGGCCACCTAGCAGCGTTCAGCAGTAGCCACTCTTTAGGACGACCAGACATGCAAACTCGTGCCCATGGTGTGTAcagctggtaactttaagagggtGCAGAGGGTACTGCTTGGTGGGTTGTTTGGGTTGAAAATGGCTACTGCTAGCCATTACTCCCACTCCCTTACTAGCAGTAGCCATTCTCAACCCAAACAACCCACCAAGCAGTACCCTCTGCACCCTCTTAAAGTGACCAGCTGTACACACCATGGGCACATTTCGGCCAAAGGGAACACGCTGTGCCCCTGACATTGCCCACACGCTGGCCCCAGTAATAATCCTTATATCGTGCCTAACAAGCGAACTCTGACCCAATGCAATGGCCACAAGCAGGCACCGTACCTGCCCTATCCATCGAGCAGCAAGCACGGTACCTGCCCCTATACACCGAGCAGCGGGGCACCGACCTGTTGGATATCCGCAGGAAACTAAACAGAACAAGCGGCTCTCTACCGCGTCTCACAGTCCAGCCAAGGATCCAAAGTGAAAGCTCCGGGAAAGTCAGACGAGGGGCGGCACGCTATGACGGCGCACGGGGGGGGGCGGCACGCTATGACGgcgcattcccagtacccagaggaccaaacagccccccccccagcccaataaatagtgattgtctgtggcaccttacagcctccctggcattcccagtacccagaggaccaaacagccccccccccagcccaataaatagtgattgtctgtggcaccttacagcctccctggcattcccagtacccagaggaacaaacagccccccccccagcccaataaatagtgactgtctgtggcaccttacagcccccctggcattcccagtacccagaggcacaaacagcccccccagcccaatacatagtgactgtctgtagcaccttaacagccccctggcatcccagtacccagaggcacaaacagccccccccagccaatacatagtgactgtctgtgcaccttacagccccccctggcattcccagtacccagaggcacaaacagcctccccccagcccaataaatagtgactgtctgtggcaccttacagcccccctggcattcccagtaccccagaggaacaaacagcccccccccagccccaataaatagtgactgtctgtggcacctttacagccccctggcattcccagtaacccagaggcacaacagcccccacagcccaataaatagtgactgtctgtggcaccttaacagcccccctggcattcccagtacccagaggaacaaacagcccccccccaggcccaataaatagtgaactgtctgtggcaccttacagcccccctggcattcccagtaccccagaggaacaaaaaagccccccccagcccaataaatagtgact from Xenopus tropicalis strain Nigerian chromosome 8, UCB_Xtro_10.0, whole genome shotgun sequence encodes:
- the LOC101734838 gene encoding lysine-specific demethylase 5A isoform X3, coding for MAAYIEFVPPPECPVFEPSWEEFSDPLSFIGRIRPIAEKTGICKIPPPKDWQPPFACDVKSFCFTPRVQRLNELEAMTRVKLDFLDQLGKFWELQGSALRIPVVDGKLLGVYALSKVVSSEGGFEVVTKEKKWSQVGNRMGYQPGKGTGSLLKLHYDRILYPYELFQSGVSLMVRNAPRIF